The genome window TCGGAGGGAAAATGGAAAAAATCTATTTCGTCTATATCCTCAAAAGCAAAAAAGACACGCTCTATACGGGGATCACGACGGACCTCAAACGGCGTCTTTCCGAGCATACGGGAGCAAGTCCCGGCGGCGCTAAATATATGCGGGGATTCAGGGCGGCCGACATTCTTTTTGTCTGTGAAGCCAAAGGGCGGTCCGCGGCCCAGAAAATCGAATATTACATCAAGTCCCTTTCCCGAAACGAAAAAG of Fusobacteriaceae bacterium contains these proteins:
- a CDS encoding GIY-YIG nuclease family protein, with the protein product MEKIYFVYILKSKKDTLYTGITTDLKRRLSEHTGASPGGAKYMRGFRAADILFVCEAKGRSAAQKIEYYIKSLSRNEKENLMACPDTLFEHFFEPIGLKIWDIDEIKPIREFLKKLIQK